A genome region from Defluviimonas aquaemixtae includes the following:
- a CDS encoding CoA-acylating methylmalonate-semialdehyde dehydrogenase: MKELTHWINGKHVKGKSGRFADVYNPATGEVQARVPLASKDELDAAVASAAEAQPKWAATNPQRRARVIMEFVRLLNRDMEKLAEALSREHGKTIPDAKGDVQRGLEVMEYCIGAPQLLKGEFTDSAGPGIDMYSMRQALGVVAGITPFNFPAMIPMWKMGPALSCGNAFILKPSERDPSVPLMLAELMQEAGLPDGVLQVINGDKESVDAILDNPTVQAIGFVGSTPIAEYIYGRGCSNGKRVQCFGGAKNHMIVMPDADMDQAADALVGAGYGAAGERCMAISVAVPVGDETADRLIDKLVPRIEKLKVAPYTAGNDVDYGPVVTAQARDRIVSLVNSGLEQGAKLVVDGRDFKLQGYESGYFVGPHLFDHVTRDMDIYRQEIFGPVLSTVRAKSYEEALGLAMDHEYGNGTAIFTRDGDTARDFASRINIGMVGINVPIPVPLAYHTFGGWKKSGFGDLNQHGPDAFRFYTRTKTVTSRWPSGLKEGGEFHFKAMD; encoded by the coding sequence ATGAAAGAACTTACCCACTGGATCAACGGCAAGCATGTGAAGGGGAAGTCGGGCCGCTTCGCGGATGTCTACAACCCTGCGACGGGCGAAGTGCAAGCCAGGGTGCCGCTCGCATCGAAGGACGAACTCGACGCGGCGGTCGCATCCGCCGCGGAGGCCCAGCCGAAGTGGGCTGCGACGAACCCGCAGCGCCGCGCGCGCGTGATCATGGAGTTCGTGCGGCTTCTCAACCGCGATATGGAAAAGCTGGCCGAGGCGCTCTCGCGCGAGCATGGCAAGACCATCCCCGACGCCAAGGGCGACGTGCAGCGCGGTCTGGAAGTCATGGAATACTGCATCGGCGCGCCGCAACTCCTGAAGGGCGAGTTCACCGACTCGGCCGGTCCGGGCATCGACATGTATTCGATGCGTCAGGCTCTGGGCGTTGTCGCGGGCATCACGCCGTTCAACTTCCCCGCAATGATCCCGATGTGGAAGATGGGCCCTGCCCTTTCCTGCGGCAACGCCTTCATCCTGAAGCCGTCGGAGCGCGATCCCTCGGTGCCGCTGATGCTCGCCGAACTGATGCAGGAAGCGGGCCTGCCGGACGGCGTGCTGCAGGTCATCAACGGCGACAAGGAAAGCGTCGACGCGATCCTCGACAACCCGACCGTTCAGGCGATCGGCTTCGTCGGCTCGACGCCGATTGCCGAATACATCTATGGGCGCGGCTGCTCGAACGGAAAGCGCGTGCAGTGCTTCGGCGGCGCCAAGAACCACATGATCGTCATGCCGGACGCCGACATGGACCAGGCGGCGGATGCGCTGGTCGGTGCTGGCTACGGTGCCGCTGGCGAACGCTGCATGGCGATCTCGGTCGCGGTTCCGGTGGGCGACGAGACGGCCGACCGGCTGATCGACAAGCTCGTGCCGCGCATCGAGAAGCTGAAAGTCGCCCCCTACACCGCCGGCAACGACGTGGACTACGGCCCGGTCGTGACGGCCCAGGCCCGCGACCGTATCGTCAGCCTCGTGAATTCCGGCCTGGAACAGGGCGCGAAGCTCGTCGTGGATGGCCGCGACTTCAAGCTTCAGGGCTACGAGAGCGGCTATTTCGTCGGCCCGCACCTCTTCGACCATGTCACGCGCGACATGGACATCTACAGGCAGGAGATCTTCGGCCCGGTCCTCTCGACCGTGCGCGCCAAGTCCTACGAAGAGGCGCTTGGCCTCGCCATGGACCACGAATACGGCAACGGTACCGCGATCTTCACCCGCGACGGCGACACGGCGCGCGATTTCGCGAGCCGGATCAACATCGGCATGGTGGGCATCAACGTGCCGATCCCGGTGCCCTTGGCCTACCACACCTTTGGCGGCTGGAAGAAGTCGGGCTTCGGCGACCTCAACCAGCACGGACCGGACGCGTTCCGCTTCTACACGCGGACGAAGACCGTGACCTCCCGCTGGCCTTCGGGCCTTAAGGAAGGCGGCGAGTTCCATTTCAAGGCGATGGACTGA
- a CDS encoding LysR family transcriptional regulator, whose translation MADWDDLRIFLAVARAESLSGAGRLLKLDPATVGRRIAKLEETMAARLFARSPQGYALSGEGQRLMSHALRAEQAVAEAMEEVGTEGPGLIGQVRLGAPDGSANYLLPQIVAGICDDHPGLEVQIVAQPRVVNLSKREADMAIAVSPPATGHLTVQKLTDYKLHLAASQAYLDRHPPIARIADLKHHRTIGYIDDLIFDKELDYQTEAGMEAVALASNSVSVQFNWVRTGAGIAVVHDFALPAAPGLVKVLPDQVSLTRSFYLIRHPDDRRVERLNRFAELLAHGVRREVARLEALA comes from the coding sequence ATGGCCGACTGGGATGATTTGCGCATTTTCCTTGCCGTCGCGCGGGCGGAGAGCCTGTCAGGCGCGGGCAGGCTCCTGAAACTTGACCCCGCGACTGTCGGCCGCCGCATCGCCAAGCTCGAAGAGACGATGGCGGCGCGGCTGTTTGCCCGCTCGCCGCAGGGCTACGCGCTGTCGGGCGAGGGCCAGAGGCTCATGTCGCATGCCCTTCGCGCGGAACAGGCCGTCGCCGAGGCGATGGAAGAGGTGGGGACCGAGGGGCCCGGCTTGATCGGGCAGGTCCGTCTCGGGGCTCCTGACGGAAGCGCCAATTACCTTCTGCCTCAAATCGTGGCCGGAATCTGCGATGACCATCCGGGGCTCGAAGTCCAGATCGTTGCTCAGCCACGCGTCGTTAACCTTTCGAAGCGCGAGGCCGACATGGCCATTGCGGTCAGTCCGCCCGCAACGGGGCATCTCACGGTTCAAAAGCTCACGGATTACAAGCTCCACCTCGCGGCGTCGCAGGCCTATCTCGACCGCCATCCGCCGATTGCCCGCATCGCCGATCTGAAGCACCACCGGACGATCGGTTACATCGATGACCTGATCTTCGACAAGGAACTCGACTACCAGACCGAAGCCGGAATGGAGGCGGTCGCGCTCGCCTCGAACTCTGTCTCGGTGCAGTTCAACTGGGTCCGGACAGGAGCTGGGATCGCTGTCGTGCACGACTTCGCTCTGCCTGCGGCGCCGGGTCTCGTGAAAGTTCTGCCTGATCAGGTCTCGCTCACCCGTTCATTCTACTTGATCCGCCACCCGGACGACAGAAGGGTCGAAAGGCTCAACCGCTTTGCTGAGCTTTTGGCCCATGGTGTGCGTCGCGAGGTCGCCCGGCTGGAAGCCTTGGCTTGA
- a CDS encoding CBS domain-containing protein translates to MQVHQILRAKPKTDIITVAPGTSVADAARLLAERRIGAVVVSEDGKVPLGILSERDIVRDLGRRGSGCLTDTVDSLMTRNLISCGPKDVADSVLEKMTTGRFRHMPVMEEGKMVGIISIGDVVAARISELAMEKDALEGMIMGN, encoded by the coding sequence ATGCAGGTTCACCAGATTCTGCGCGCCAAGCCCAAAACCGACATCATCACCGTCGCGCCGGGCACGAGTGTCGCGGACGCCGCGCGGCTTCTTGCGGAACGACGGATCGGCGCGGTCGTCGTTTCCGAGGATGGAAAGGTGCCGCTCGGCATTCTGTCCGAGCGTGACATCGTGCGCGATCTCGGGCGCCGCGGCTCGGGCTGCCTGACCGACACGGTGGATTCGCTGATGACCCGCAACCTGATTTCCTGCGGCCCCAAGGACGTCGCCGACAGCGTGCTCGAGAAGATGACCACGGGCCGCTTCCGTCACATGCCGGTTATGGAAGAGGGCAAGATGGTCGGCATCATCTCGATCGGCGATGTGGTGGCCGCGCGCATCTCCGAGCTTGCGATGGAGAAGGACGCACTCGAAGGCATGATCATGGGCAACTGA
- the coaD gene encoding pantetheine-phosphate adenylyltransferase, with translation MRIGLYPGTFDPITLGHTDIIQRAMALVDRLVIGVAINRDKGPLFGLEDRVAMVEAECKPIAAETGGEIVVHPFDNLLIGCARDVGATVIVRGLRAVADFEYEFQMVGMNRAMDASIETVFLMADARRQAIASKLVKEIARLGGDVSKFVTPAVREALKARFS, from the coding sequence ATGCGCATCGGCCTGTATCCGGGTACTTTCGACCCGATCACGCTCGGCCATACCGACATCATTCAGCGCGCGATGGCGCTCGTCGACCGTCTGGTCATCGGCGTTGCGATCAACCGCGACAAGGGGCCGCTTTTCGGGCTCGAGGACCGCGTGGCGATGGTCGAGGCCGAGTGCAAGCCGATTGCCGCCGAGACAGGCGGCGAGATCGTCGTTCATCCGTTCGACAACCTTCTGATCGGCTGCGCCCGCGATGTAGGCGCGACGGTGATCGTGCGGGGGCTCCGCGCCGTCGCAGATTTTGAGTACGAGTTCCAGATGGTCGGCATGAACCGTGCTATGGACGCCTCGATCGAAACGGTGTTCCTGATGGCCGATGCGCGGCGCCAGGCCATCGCGTCGAAGCTCGTGAAGGAGATCGCGCGGCTTGGCGGGGACGTGTCGAAATTCGTGACGCCGGCAGTGCGCGAGGCCCTTAAGGCGCGCTTTTCCTGA
- a CDS encoding endonuclease/exonuclease/phosphatase family protein has product MKAVLRLTGTLVLALVLLASALHISNSGQNPAPPKAPGTVRVATHNVHYIVLRRDEGAWSVGDWNRRKGPLDDMFKAIEADIFAFQEMESFAGGSGGEVNLTLDHLLGENSGYAAAAVGDWREFPSTQPILFRKDRFRVLDQGWFFFSETPEVIYSRTFDGSYPAFASWARFAPRGEGRPFYVFNVHFEYKSRSNRTRSAELVRERIAALNAADEPVFLLGDVNDRVGSRTVGILERAGLTFSPVAGATYHFNRGINLFGAIDHLAITSNIALAVAPVVLRQRFRGEWPSDHYPVFADFRLPD; this is encoded by the coding sequence ATGAAAGCCGTTCTTAGATTGACCGGCACGCTCGTTCTTGCGCTCGTGCTTCTGGCGTCCGCACTGCACATCTCGAACTCGGGCCAGAACCCCGCACCGCCGAAGGCACCCGGCACGGTCAGGGTCGCCACACACAATGTCCACTACATCGTCCTGCGGCGTGACGAAGGGGCTTGGTCGGTCGGCGACTGGAACCGCCGGAAGGGCCCCCTCGACGACATGTTCAAGGCGATAGAAGCCGACATCTTCGCCTTTCAGGAAATGGAAAGCTTCGCGGGCGGCAGCGGCGGCGAAGTCAACCTGACGCTCGATCACCTGCTCGGCGAGAATTCCGGCTACGCGGCGGCCGCGGTCGGCGACTGGCGCGAGTTTCCGTCGACCCAGCCCATCCTCTTCCGGAAGGACCGCTTTCGCGTGCTCGATCAGGGCTGGTTCTTCTTCTCTGAGACGCCCGAGGTGATCTACTCTCGTACCTTCGACGGCTCCTATCCCGCCTTCGCGAGCTGGGCGCGCTTCGCGCCGCGCGGCGAGGGACGGCCGTTCTACGTGTTCAACGTGCATTTCGAGTACAAGAGCCGTTCCAACCGCACGCGGTCGGCCGAGCTCGTGCGCGAGCGGATCGCTGCGCTGAACGCAGCCGATGAGCCCGTCTTTTTGTTGGGCGACGTGAATGACCGAGTCGGATCGCGAACAGTCGGGATTCTGGAACGGGCGGGGCTGACCTTCAGCCCGGTCGCGGGCGCGACCTATCACTTCAACCGCGGAATCAATCTTTTCGGCGCAATCGACCATCTGGCCATCACGTCGAACATCGCGCTCGCCGTGGCGCCAGTGGTACTTAGACAGCGCTTCCGGGGCGAATGGCCTTCGGATCATTATCCCGTCTTCGCGGATTTCCGGCTGCCGGACTAG
- the gap gene encoding type I glyceraldehyde-3-phosphate dehydrogenase: protein MAVKVAINGFGRIGRNVLRAIIESGRKDIEVVAINDLGPVETNAHLLRFDSVHGRFPAEVKTTETTIDVGRGPIEVSAIRNPAELPWKHIDVVMECTGIFTSKEACQAHLANGSSRVLISAPGKDADKTIVFGVNHDKLTKNDIVVSNASCTTNCLSPVAKVLNDAIGIQKGFMTTIHSYTGDQPTLDTMHKDLYRARAAALSMIPTSTGAAKAVGLVLPELNGKLDGVAIRVPTPNVSVVDLVFEAKRDTTVEEINGAIRDAAQGHLRGILGFTEHPNVSVDFNHDPHSSVFHMDQTKVMEGRMCRILSWYDNEWGFSNRMADTAVAMGKLI from the coding sequence ATGGCAGTGAAGGTTGCGATCAACGGGTTCGGCCGCATCGGACGGAACGTGCTTCGGGCGATCATCGAATCCGGCCGCAAAGATATTGAGGTCGTGGCGATCAACGACCTCGGCCCAGTGGAGACCAACGCCCACCTGCTGCGCTTCGACAGCGTTCACGGCCGATTCCCGGCCGAGGTCAAGACGACGGAGACGACGATCGATGTCGGGCGCGGCCCGATCGAGGTCAGCGCGATCCGCAATCCTGCCGAGCTGCCCTGGAAACACATCGATGTCGTGATGGAATGCACCGGCATATTCACCTCCAAGGAGGCTTGTCAGGCGCATCTGGCAAACGGCTCATCCCGTGTCCTTATCTCGGCGCCCGGCAAGGACGCCGACAAGACGATCGTCTTCGGCGTCAACCACGACAAGCTGACCAAGAATGACATCGTCGTGTCGAACGCCTCCTGCACGACGAACTGTCTGAGCCCGGTTGCCAAGGTACTGAACGACGCGATCGGTATCCAGAAGGGCTTCATGACGACGATCCATTCCTACACCGGCGACCAGCCGACCCTGGATACGATGCACAAGGATCTCTACCGCGCTCGTGCGGCCGCCTTGTCGATGATCCCGACCTCCACGGGAGCGGCGAAGGCGGTGGGCCTCGTTCTGCCGGAACTCAACGGCAAGCTCGACGGCGTGGCGATCCGGGTCCCGACTCCCAACGTCTCGGTCGTGGACCTTGTCTTTGAGGCCAAGCGCGACACGACCGTGGAGGAGATCAACGGCGCGATCCGCGACGCCGCGCAAGGGCATCTGAGAGGCATCCTCGGCTTCACAGAGCATCCGAACGTCTCGGTCGACTTCAATCACGACCCGCATTCCTCGGTCTTCCACATGGACCAGACCAAGGTCATGGAGGGCCGGATGTGCCGGATCCTGTCGTGGTACGACAACGAATGGGGTTTCTCAAACCGGATGGCGGACACGGCGGTCGCGATGGGCAAGCTTATCTGA
- the gap gene encoding type I glyceraldehyde-3-phosphate dehydrogenase, whose product MTVTIGINGFGRIGRCTLAHIAEASRNDVQVVKINATGPIETNAHLLKYDSVHGRFSGPVKVAGSTLDLGRGPIEVMSTYDPEELDWDGVDVVLECTGKFNDRARAAMHLDRGARRVLVSAPAKNADKTVVYGVNHRQLSADHHVVSNGSCTTNCLAPLAKVLNDAIGIESGIMTTIHSYTGDQPTLDRRHSDLYRARAAAMAMIPTSTGAAKALGEVLPELSGRLDGTAIRVPTPNVSAVDLTFQAGKDVTVADVNEIVREAAAGYMGMVLSYDPEPKVSIDFNHTPYSSIFAPDQTKVVGGRTVRVLAWYDNEWGFSCRMADVAGAMGRLLQ is encoded by the coding sequence ATGACCGTCACAATCGGCATCAACGGATTCGGGCGGATCGGGCGCTGCACACTCGCCCATATCGCGGAAGCCTCCCGGAACGACGTGCAGGTCGTGAAGATCAACGCGACCGGTCCCATCGAAACGAACGCACATCTTCTTAAATACGATTCCGTCCACGGCCGCTTTTCCGGACCCGTAAAGGTCGCGGGCAGCACGCTCGACCTTGGCCGCGGGCCGATCGAGGTGATGTCGACCTATGACCCGGAAGAGCTCGACTGGGACGGTGTCGACGTGGTGCTCGAATGCACCGGCAAGTTCAACGACCGCGCCAGGGCGGCCATGCATCTCGACCGGGGCGCGCGGCGGGTACTCGTCTCGGCGCCGGCGAAGAACGCGGACAAAACGGTCGTCTACGGGGTGAACCACCGGCAGCTCTCGGCCGACCACCACGTCGTCTCGAACGGCTCCTGCACGACGAACTGTCTCGCGCCGCTCGCCAAGGTCCTGAACGATGCGATCGGGATCGAGTCGGGCATCATGACGACGATCCATTCCTATACCGGCGATCAGCCGACGCTTGACCGCCGCCACAGCGATCTCTACCGCGCCCGCGCCGCCGCGATGGCGATGATCCCGACCTCGACCGGGGCTGCGAAGGCCTTGGGCGAGGTGCTGCCGGAACTTTCGGGCAGGCTCGACGGCACGGCGATCCGGGTTCCCACGCCCAATGTCTCGGCCGTTGACCTGACCTTTCAGGCGGGCAAGGATGTAACAGTTGCCGATGTCAACGAAATCGTAAGAGAAGCCGCGGCAGGCTACATGGGCATGGTTCTTTCCTATGACCCCGAGCCGAAGGTCTCGATCGACTTCAACCACACCCCCTATTCCTCTATCTTCGCGCCCGACCAGACCAAGGTTGTCGGCGGCCGCACCGTCCGGGTGCTGGCCTGGTACGACAACGAATGGGGCTTCTCCTGCCGGATGGCCGACGTGGCCGGTGCGATGGGGCGGCTCCTTCAATAA
- a CDS encoding DUF808 domain-containing protein, whose translation MSGLLALLDDVAAIAKVAAASVDDVAGMAAKAGSKTAGIIIDDAAVTPKYVHGFEAKRELPIIWKITKGSLFNKLVILLPAAMLMNAFAPWLITPLLMLGGAYLCFEGAEKVFHLLFPHGDPKIEADLDVRDPAHLEEERVKGAIKTDFILSAEIMTIALAAIPDGILWMEAATLAVVAIGVTVVVYGSVALIVKMDDIGLYLAAAARTGVGRALGKGLVKGMPKLMALLSTIGTAAMLWVGGSIIIHGLDVLGWPVLYDWIHHVAEAAVHGISGPAIGFLEWLIVAGLDGLLGLALGMILIPLGTRVIGPLVSRVTGKSPEAH comes from the coding sequence ATGAGTGGACTTCTGGCACTTCTCGACGACGTGGCGGCCATCGCCAAGGTCGCGGCGGCAAGCGTCGACGACGTCGCAGGCATGGCGGCCAAGGCGGGGTCGAAGACAGCGGGTATCATCATAGACGATGCGGCGGTAACGCCGAAATACGTCCACGGCTTCGAGGCCAAGCGCGAGCTTCCGATCATCTGGAAGATCACCAAGGGCTCTCTTTTCAACAAGTTGGTGATCCTCCTGCCTGCGGCGATGCTGATGAACGCCTTCGCGCCCTGGCTGATCACGCCTTTGCTGATGCTTGGTGGGGCCTATCTCTGTTTCGAGGGCGCCGAGAAGGTGTTTCATCTGCTCTTTCCGCACGGCGATCCTAAGATCGAGGCGGATCTGGACGTGCGCGATCCGGCTCATTTGGAAGAAGAGCGCGTCAAGGGCGCGATCAAGACTGATTTCATCCTGTCTGCCGAGATCATGACCATCGCGCTGGCAGCCATTCCCGACGGCATCCTGTGGATGGAGGCCGCGACGCTTGCCGTCGTCGCCATTGGCGTTACCGTCGTGGTGTACGGCTCGGTCGCACTCATCGTGAAGATGGACGATATCGGGCTCTACCTGGCGGCGGCGGCGCGGACGGGCGTCGGACGGGCGCTGGGGAAAGGTCTCGTGAAGGGGATGCCGAAGCTCATGGCGCTTTTGTCCACGATCGGTACCGCCGCGATGCTCTGGGTCGGCGGCTCGATCATCATTCACGGTCTCGACGTACTGGGCTGGCCGGTGCTCTACGACTGGATCCACCACGTGGCCGAGGCCGCGGTGCATGGCATTTCCGGTCCCGCCATAGGCTTTCTCGAATGGTTGATCGTCGCGGGGCTCGACGGGCTGCTTGGCCTCGCGCTCGGGATGATCCTGATTCCGCTCGGAACGCGCGTGATCGGACCGCTCGTGTCGCGCGTCACAGGCAAGTCGCCCGAGGCGCACTAG
- a CDS encoding HPF/RaiA family ribosome-associated protein, giving the protein METEPQIIFHGMDASPAVTSEIRGKIGKLEQVFQRITSCRVIVEKRTARGHKGHLYQVAVEAEVPGGVIVVNKKPGDLAAHEDLHVAIRDSFNAARRQLDDYVRKMKGVQVKSHPEKHHGQVVRLFTVEGYGFIRSSGGLEVYFQRDSVIGSDWERLDLGTDLEFSLMDGEKGPFAVNVSLRS; this is encoded by the coding sequence ATGGAAACCGAACCTCAGATCATCTTTCACGGCATGGACGCCTCGCCCGCAGTCACCTCCGAAATCCGTGGCAAGATTGGAAAGCTCGAACAGGTTTTCCAGCGCATCACCTCTTGCCGGGTGATCGTCGAGAAGCGCACCGCGCGCGGCCACAAGGGCCATCTCTACCAAGTCGCCGTCGAAGCCGAGGTGCCGGGCGGCGTGATCGTGGTCAACAAGAAGCCCGGCGACCTGGCCGCGCACGAGGATCTGCACGTCGCGATACGCGACAGCTTCAACGCCGCGCGGCGGCAGCTGGACGACTACGTGCGCAAGATGAAGGGCGTGCAGGTCAAGAGCCATCCCGAGAAGCATCACGGCCAGGTCGTGCGGCTATTCACCGTCGAGGGTTATGGCTTCATCCGCTCAAGCGGCGGGCTCGAAGTCTACTTCCAGCGCGACAGCGTGATCGGCAGCGATTGGGAGCGGCTCGATCTTGGAACCGATCTGGAGTTCAGTCTGATGGACGGCGAAAAGGGGCCGTTTGCGGTGAACGTGTCCTTGCGGTCCTAA
- a CDS encoding DUF2267 domain-containing protein, protein MSAYGLKVIDEAVQAANIWVNEVDSRTGWDNKQRSYRLLRAVLHAVRDHLTVNEATDLGAQLPTLIRGVYYEGWNSSRNPVRMRHADDFVAAVQKEFAPDTFEDADRALRAVFDLFDSHVSAGEMKDIRGAFTKEIRSLFGVS, encoded by the coding sequence ATGAGTGCGTACGGACTCAAGGTCATCGACGAGGCGGTGCAAGCCGCGAACATCTGGGTGAACGAGGTGGACAGCCGCACCGGCTGGGACAACAAGCAGCGCAGCTACCGCCTGCTTCGCGCGGTGCTGCACGCAGTCCGGGACCACCTGACGGTGAACGAGGCGACCGATCTCGGCGCGCAGTTGCCGACTTTGATCCGCGGCGTTTACTACGAGGGCTGGAACAGTTCGCGAAATCCCGTACGCATGCGTCATGCCGACGATTTCGTCGCGGCGGTCCAGAAGGAATTCGCGCCCGATACGTTCGAGGACGCCGACCGGGCGCTCCGGGCGGTGTTCGATCTGTTCGACAGCCACGTATCTGCCGGCGAGATGAAGGACATTCGCGGCGCTTTCACGAAGGAAATCCGGTCGCTATTCGGCGTTTCCTGA
- the tkt gene encoding transketolase — protein sequence MDIATLRSAHPDHWMRAAAIRTLAMDAVQAANSGHPGMPMGMADVATVLFEKHLKFDASAPDWADRDRFILSAGHGSMLLYALLHLTGYASMTLEQIRNFRQWGSVTAGHPENFLAKGIETTTGPLGQGLANAVGFAIAEESLRAQFGPKIVDHRTWVIAGDGCLMEGISHEAIGLAGMQKLSKLIVLWDNNNISIDGKISLSDVTDQRARFAAAGWRVLSCNGHDPADIDRALTEAKTSDRPVFVDCKTHIGFGSPKKQDTAGAHGSPLGPDEIEVTKEIYGWPHPAFEIPATIREAWAAIGARGGKARAEWGARVAELSGAKRAEFERRMSGEAPKKLAATIRALKKQNAEAQPKVATRKASEMVLEVVNPVMPETIGGSADLTGSNNTKTGDLGVFDPENRKGRYIHFGIREHGMAGAMNGMALHGGIRPYGGTFLCFTDYARGAMRLSALMGVPAVYVMTHDSIGLGEDGPTHQPVEHLAICRATPNTLTFRPADLIETAEAWELALTSDKTPSVLALSRQNLPTVRTKHATKNLSAQGAYILREAEAKRRVILLATGSEVEIALAARDILEAEDIGTRVVSMPCMELFAAQPDGYRKRVLPGGPVRVAVEAAVRQPWDRWLLGERGREAKSGFVGMDSFGASAPAGRLYEEFGITADAVAEKVRSLL from the coding sequence TTGGACATCGCCACGCTCCGCTCCGCCCACCCCGACCACTGGATGCGCGCCGCCGCGATCCGCACGCTTGCCATGGATGCGGTGCAAGCCGCGAATTCCGGACATCCGGGCATGCCAATGGGTATGGCCGATGTCGCCACCGTGCTGTTTGAGAAGCACCTGAAATTCGACGCCTCGGCACCTGACTGGGCCGACCGGGACCGGTTCATCCTGTCGGCCGGGCATGGCTCGATGCTGCTTTACGCGCTTCTCCATCTGACCGGGTACGCGAGCATGACGCTCGAACAGATCCGGAATTTTCGCCAGTGGGGGTCGGTCACAGCCGGCCATCCGGAAAACTTTCTCGCCAAGGGCATCGAGACGACGACCGGCCCGCTCGGCCAAGGCCTCGCAAATGCGGTGGGCTTCGCGATCGCCGAGGAGTCGCTCCGCGCCCAGTTCGGGCCCAAGATCGTCGATCACCGGACCTGGGTCATCGCTGGCGACGGCTGCCTCATGGAAGGTATCAGCCACGAGGCGATCGGGCTTGCGGGCATGCAGAAGCTTTCGAAGCTCATCGTGCTCTGGGACAACAACAACATCTCGATCGACGGCAAGATCAGCCTCTCCGACGTGACCGACCAGCGCGCGCGGTTCGCTGCGGCCGGCTGGCGCGTCTTGTCGTGCAACGGGCATGACCCGGCCGATATCGACCGCGCGCTGACCGAGGCGAAGACATCGGACCGTCCCGTCTTCGTTGACTGCAAGACTCATATCGGTTTCGGCAGTCCGAAGAAGCAGGACACGGCAGGCGCGCATGGCTCCCCGCTCGGGCCGGACGAGATCGAGGTGACGAAGGAGATCTATGGCTGGCCGCATCCGGCATTTGAGATTCCCGCCACTATCCGCGAAGCCTGGGCGGCGATCGGCGCACGCGGCGGCAAGGCGCGGGCGGAGTGGGGCGCACGGGTCGCGGAGCTCTCGGGCGCCAAGCGGGCCGAATTCGAACGCCGCATGTCGGGCGAGGCACCGAAAAAACTCGCCGCGACGATCCGGGCGCTGAAGAAGCAGAACGCCGAGGCTCAGCCCAAGGTCGCAACACGCAAGGCCAGCGAGATGGTGCTTGAAGTCGTCAACCCGGTCATGCCGGAGACGATCGGCGGTTCGGCGGACCTCACGGGATCGAACAACACCAAGACGGGCGATCTCGGCGTCTTCGACCCCGAGAACCGCAAGGGCCGCTACATCCATTTCGGCATTCGCGAACACGGCATGGCGGGGGCGATGAACGGCATGGCGCTGCATGGCGGCATCCGGCCCTATGGCGGGACCTTCCTGTGCTTCACCGATTACGCGCGCGGCGCGATGCGGCTGTCGGCGCTCATGGGTGTGCCTGCCGTCTATGTGATGACGCACGACTCGATCGGCCTCGGCGAGGACGGGCCGACGCACCAGCCGGTCGAGCACCTGGCGATCTGCCGGGCGACACCGAATACGCTGACTTTCCGGCCCGCCGACCTGATCGAGACGGCGGAGGCGTGGGAGCTGGCGCTGACCTCGGACAAGACGCCTTCGGTTCTGGCGCTTTCCCGCCAGAACCTGCCAACGGTCCGAACGAAGCACGCGACAAAGAACCTTTCGGCCCAGGGCGCTTACATACTGCGCGAAGCGGAGGCGAAGCGCCGGGTAATCCTTCTTGCCACCGGATCGGAAGTCGAGATTGCGTTGGCCGCGCGCGATATCCTTGAAGCCGAAGACATCGGAACGCGGGTCGTCTCGATGCCCTGCATGGAGCTTTTCGCCGCGCAGCCTGACGGTTATCGCAAGCGCGTCCTGCCTGGCGGACCGGTCCGTGTGGCAGTCGAGGCGGCGGTGCGACAGCCCTGGGACCGTTGGCTCCTGGGCGAGCGCGGCCGCGAGGCCAAGTCGGGCTTCGTCGGCATGGACAGCTTTGGCGCCTCGGCCCCGGCCGGGCGGCTTTACGAGGAATTCGGCATCACGGCGGATGCCGTGGCGGAAAAGGTCAGATCGCTGCTCTGA